In the Opitutaceae bacterium genome, one interval contains:
- a CDS encoding ABC transporter permease has product MTEEGIADRLDRSTGLDVSVLTQWQLIRLRFSRHRLAVGALHLLLVLYLMALFAGFWAPYDQSWREMRYANCYPQLPMFDFESGLHFDTVSIQRDPVTLKTYYLTDPHRPVPLGFFVAGTPYRLFGLIEMDTHFVGVDLERFREWYPEESGTPPPFLLLGSDKYGHDILSRIIYGSRISLSIGLVAIAITFVLGVTIGGISGYVGGGIDTFIQRAIEVLASFPQLPLWLAFGAFMPKDWSALKTYFAITIVLSLLGWTGLARVVRGKILSLREEDYAVAARLIGAGHGRVLLRHLLPGFTSHIIVSLTLSVPGMILAETALSFLGLGLRPPIVSWGVMLQDCMNLEVVANYPWLLMPVLFIVVTVLAFNFLGDGLRDAADPYSVT; this is encoded by the coding sequence GTGACCGAGGAGGGGATTGCCGACCGTCTCGATCGGAGCACGGGTCTGGACGTATCGGTCCTGACCCAATGGCAATTGATCCGGCTGCGCTTCTCCCGTCACCGGCTGGCGGTCGGTGCACTCCATCTTCTCCTGGTGCTTTATCTGATGGCGCTGTTCGCCGGTTTCTGGGCGCCCTACGATCAGAGCTGGCGCGAGATGCGCTATGCCAATTGCTACCCGCAATTGCCGATGTTCGATTTCGAGTCCGGCCTGCATTTCGACACGGTCAGCATCCAGCGGGATCCCGTCACCCTGAAGACCTATTACCTGACCGATCCCCACCGGCCGGTCCCCCTCGGTTTCTTTGTCGCGGGCACTCCCTACCGGCTCTTCGGGCTGATCGAGATGGATACGCATTTCGTCGGAGTCGATCTCGAGAGATTTCGCGAGTGGTACCCGGAGGAAAGCGGGACACCGCCGCCCTTTCTGTTGCTGGGTTCGGACAAGTACGGGCACGATATCCTAAGCCGGATCATCTACGGTTCGCGGATCAGCCTTTCGATCGGACTGGTGGCCATTGCCATCACTTTCGTCCTGGGAGTGACCATCGGGGGCATCTCCGGCTACGTCGGCGGAGGCATCGACACCTTCATCCAGCGGGCGATCGAGGTTCTGGCCTCCTTTCCCCAATTGCCCCTCTGGCTGGCTTTCGGCGCCTTCATGCCGAAGGACTGGTCGGCCCTGAAGACCTATTTTGCCATCACGATCGTACTCAGTCTTCTGGGTTGGACGGGGCTGGCCCGGGTGGTCCGCGGGAAGATTCTCTCCCTGCGGGAGGAGGACTACGCGGTGGCGGCCCGCCTGATCGGCGCCGGTCACGGGCGGGTTCTGCTCCGGCACCTTCTGCCCGGATTCACCAGTCACATCATTGTCAGCCTGACCTTGAGTGTTCCCGGGATGATCCTGGCGGAGACCGCGCTCAGCTTTCTTGGGTTGGGACTGCGACCCCCCATCGTCAGCTGGGGGGTGATGCTGCAGGACTGCATGAACCTGGAAGTGGTCGCCAACTACCCCTGGCTGCTCATGCCGGTGCTATTCATCGTGGTCACTGTCCTGGCCTTCAATTTCCTCGGTGACGGTCTTCGAGACGCGGCAGACCCCTATTCGGTGACTTGA